In Silene latifolia isolate original U9 population chromosome 6, ASM4854445v1, whole genome shotgun sequence, the genomic window ttagtccgactaccaaaaaacgccaccatcatcgtccttccccaccaactcatatccacaaaaaatatgagtgcaaatttatataattttaacgagtgtaaatgtaaagaaatacaagtgtaaatgtaaagaaatacgagtgtaaatgttaagaaatacgactgtaaatgttaagaaatatgagtgtaaatttaaagaaatacgagtgtaaatgtgaggagatacaagtgtaaatttaagagaaatacgagtgtaaatgtgaggagatacaagtgtaaatttaaataataacgagtgtaaatgtgaggaaatacaagtgtaaatgtaaaaattatgagtgtaaatgtaaagaaatacgagtgtaattgtaaagacatatgagtgtaaatgtaaagaaatacgagtgtaaatgtgaggaaatacaagtgtaaatgtaaaaattatgagtgtaaatgtaaagaaatacgagtgtaattgtaaagacatatgagtgtaaatgtaaagaaataagtgtgtaaatgtaaataaatataagtgtaaatttaaagaaatacgagtgtgaCTGTAAAAGAACAAAAAAACCCAGATCTGAAActagtgtaaatgtgaggaaataagaGTGTAattgtgaggaaatacaagtgtaaactcaagaaatacgagtgtaaatgtgaggaaatacgagtgtaaatttaaagaaataaaatgtaaatttaaagaaatgcgAGTATAAATgtgatacaagtgtaaatttaacaaGACAAAGTGATATTTAAAATACGAAATCTGAAAAATTGTACTCATACTTCCTATTTTCTAGATCTGGATTTGAATATGAATAAAACGGACAACTAACAAAACACCatctttttatgttattataacaccactttaataaaaaaaaatgaattaagcaaagGACAACAAACACAAGCAGTAAAAGAAACACACTAAAGAAAAGACCAATAAAATCAAACACAATAAAAAAGACCACacttacaaaaacaacaaaattaatcaaaatcagaaaacaaaaaaacaaaaaaattgaaataaaaaaacAATAGTTGTCAGAGAAGTTAGGTGAATGATAGTAGAAAGTAGGTGTATATGTATTGGTCTAAGATGGCAAACGAAAGACCACTTCAACAACAACACCACCGACAACAACGCCACTTCAACAACAACACTTCAATAACAACGCCACTTCAACAACAACATCGATAACAACCCCTCGGTTTTTCTAAcctcagatctggaaaaaaagcGAAAAGGTTGCGGATGGCGGCGTCGAATGGTGTTTCGTGGTGGTGTTACAGATCTGAatctttttttataaaaaaaatcgaGGTCATGGACAGAGCACAACCACCGTCATGGACAGCCCACAACCACCGTGTTACAGATCTGAatctttttttataaaaaaaatcgaGGTGCAAGGGGAGTGGCGTGAGGCGTGGTGGTGCTAGTGTCGGATTGTGGTGGGTGGTCGTCGGGTTCAGGTCGTGGGTTGAGGTCGGGATGGCAGGGGAGGAGAGGAGGCTGTCGGGTTGAGGTCGTGGGTTTGGTGGCTTTATTGTGTCGggtttcagattttttttttttttttttttttttttgcgatggcgggatggtggtggttggtggctgTGGATGTGGGGTCATGACGTACAGGAGGGAGGTGGTGGCCGTGGTGGTCAGAAAAGAGGAGGTGAGGTGGCTAGTGGGTCGTGCGGGTGGCTATGGTTGTGGTCGGAGGAAAGGCGGGGAGGAAGGACGGTGGTTGTGGTGTGTCAGGGGCGTGCTTGGTGGTGGTGGGGTGCGTGGTTGCGGTGGCGTCGGTTGTGGTGTGTCGGAGGTAGGTGTATGGTGGTCGGGTGGGTGTAAGGTGGGTGAGTGAGGAAGAGAGGAGGGaaatattttttgggtttttttgatttatttggtttttagagagaggagATTATTGATATTTGTGTGAGAGGAGAGAGAAGTAAGTGGAAAAAGAAGGtttttatagtgaaaattagggttgGATTAGTGATGGTAGTGAGAGAAACTAATTAATTAGCATCAATCCCTTCATTTTAGCCTTAATCCCTTGTTTTTcctcttcaatctcaaccctccatcccaTCTTTTAAAGAACTAAATAGTCTTATGAATTTCGATGAAAAGGGTGGGATTGATTTCAATGAAAAAGGTCGGGGTCACGTACGAACTAAAGTTcagtgcgaaccgtacgaactaagaCTCTGACACTGTATTTCACGCAAGAAAGTCAACAGCTATTAACCTGTTTTCCTTTCCTATTCCGTACTCCCCCGACCTCCCTTCGCTCTCCTCTCTCATCACTTATCCTCACCTGCTGTCGCCGGCGGCGGCGAGATACGACGACACCGGCTCATCACCGACGACCAGTGTTGGCACATCTCTCCTAACAGTTTCTTATCCCCATCCACCACCTGACGATAGCCACCATTGCCTGATGCCGACGTCACCGTCGACCACCCAAAACTCGGAGAAGCGACGGCCACCTGCGTCACTACTATTGTCATTGTCGGCCACTGCGCGCTTCTTTTCTTCTCCAATATACATCCCTATCAATTCCTAGATCTAGCAATAAAACCGACTTCTATTGACGAGGTGGTGTTGGTTGTGGTTGGGCGGCGATGGTCGTAGTGACGAGGTAGCGGTGGTTATAATTTTGATGAGGTTGCTGGTTGTGGATGAGGAAGCTTGTGGATGTCATAGGCGGCATTTGAGGTGGCCGTTGATATTGTCGGTGGGTGGATACACAAAATGATGCTCCAGGTACACATACTTCTACTCTAAGATACACAAATCGACAAGTGTATCTGAATGTATAATAGATGTATCTAGACTAAGTAATATGTGTATCTAGGTAATAGTAAAAAAGATTGCATCTTTCTGTTAAAAAAGGTATGAAATTATCTGGTTTAACtattattgatttttaataattttttccCAATCTAGATGGATAGATGCTGCGAAGTTTATGACAGGAGCATCAGCAGTGGGAAGCATTGCAATTCCAATGATCCTTCAGCATGCTAATCTGATAGAAATGGAACTATGGTAATTGAGTTGACATCGTTCTTGTTATTTGTTTGTACTGTTTTATGCTTCCATCGCGTTAGTCTCCATGATGAAAGGTAGAACTGCTTGCTGCCATTAACTGTGTGGTAGTATCATTGAATGAGGTATCCTGGCTGTGATATTAAATTGTGCATTATGATGCTATGTATCGAGTTAAACAGAGACCTTGATTTTTTTTATAACATAATTGAGTCTGAGCCTTGGATATACATCCGTGTTAGACACTTCCAAGTTCCAACACTTCTAACTGAACATAGCCCGAGTAACTTGGACGTGGAGAATTTTGGTGTAACAAGATTTTGTATAGACCGGGAAACTAAACTTAACTTTGCGGTTAAATCAATTTCCAAAATAAAGTTAAAGGGTTGTatatgtatctagcaagttaaaggggtgtgtatctagctagctaaaagATACGTATCTAGTAGTTTAAGGGAGTGTATGTAGATAGCTAAAGATATATATCTAGTAACTTaagaaagtgtatctagctagctaaagttATGTATCTAGCagtttaaaggagtgtatctagctatttACAGATATGTATCTAGTTACTTATAGTAATGCATCTAActagctaaaggtatgtatcAATTAGGACGGGAAAGGAGTGTGTGTATCTGAACATCAGTGGGTGCGCATGGTTCAATGATTCTGGAGTTGCATATCTAACGAGCTTTTGCAAGAAATTGAAGTCACTAAATCTTTGCGGATGTGGGAGGACAGCCACTGACTGAGCATTGCAGGTACATTTTACACACACACTTTGCAAATCTATTTACTGTAGCAAATGGGCTATTCTAGTCAGATTTTGGTCATCTTGAGTGTGTTGTTCTCATGTTCGGGTACTAGTAAGTTCAGTTTCTTTTTAGGTCCGTGCGTACGAGTCAAGCAAATCAACTGGGTTGCTTCAGTTCATGGCTATGGCTAAACTGACTATTAATGTTTTGCCTCAACTTGGTTAATTTGGGGTATTTTCTTTCATTTGTAGTCAACTCACTTTTGGGTCGGTTcaatttggttaatttgggatATTTCCTTTTATTTGTAGTCATCTTCGGCGACCACGGCGATGATGCAAAAGTCGTATGATTTTAATCTTAAATGAACTCTATCACGACGGCTTCTTTCAACTTCATTCCAATAACAAGGTTCAAATtctctttttcgttctttttattcatcttaattccAGTTTTTCCAGTTTCTATGTTCGGAAAATGCTTGTCGTACTTCAATCTGAGGTATTTTAGGTCGATTGATTTGTTGGCGTTTTGAAATCACTATTTTCGAGTAGCCTTCTTTGAAGAATTTATGTGATTTTGGTTTTGAAATTGACCAATTAGGTACTATTTTGTTTATGAATCTTGTTTGAATTAGCTTACTTAATCGCGAAAATTTACTTGCGATCGAGCTTAATTGAAAGGCGAAATAACAAAATTCGCATGATGATCATCTTTGAAAAGGCCGCTAAGTTCTGTTATGGTGTCAATTTCGAGATAACTGTTCACAATGGCACTGCTCTTAGGTGTGCAGCTGAGTATTTACAGATGATAGACAAGTACTGTGAGAACAATCTCGCCTCAAGAACGGACGATTTCCTTAGTCAAGTAGCCTTGGCTAATCTCTTTAGGGCTATTATTGTTCTGAAGACATGTGAAGATCTCCTTCCCATGGCCTTAGACCTTGCTTTAGTCCAGAGAAGCATAGATGTCATTAGCATCAAGGTTCGCTTACTTCTTGTACCCTGTATCATCTCCACATTTTATAGAATTCCTTCTTAAAATGTTGGTTCGTATCCCCTATTCTTATCCACGGGTTTTTGCAGGATGATAATGTTGATTGTGAAGCATCCGAAGAAACCTCCGTTGATTGGGACTGCTCTTTGCATTTACCTCTATTTATTTCTAAGACAGAGAGAGCATCAATTGAAAGGTGCCTCGAAGAGTTTACAATAAGACTTGAAGAAAGTGGAGCAGATATTTCGTCCTTGGCAATGTCCTTGAGGAAACCTCTACGTCCTTTATGGATTTCGCAAAAGTCTGTTATTTGGTTAAACGAAGTGCCTGATCATGACTCATGGAATTTTACACCAATAATACTAGTTTCCGCATCCTCCCAGGATGGCTTTATTCAACACAGGGGAAGCACTGAGTTTAGCTGGAA contains:
- the LOC141586481 gene encoding uncharacterized protein LOC141586481 isoform X1, coding for MMIIFEKAAKFCYGVNFEITVHNGTALRCAAEYLQMIDKYCENNLASRTDDFLSQVALANLFRAIIVLKTCEDLLPMALDLALVQRSIDVISIKDDNVDCEASEETSVDWDCSLHLPLFISKTERASIERCLEEFTIRLEESGADISSLAMSLRKPLRPLWISQKSVIWLNEVPDHDSWNFTPIILVSASSQDGFIQHRGSTEFSWNYIPGAGDDEESWARGLTPILFWSHVSDLINCEPNLCNRKVAEIVEADRVYRAQRGLDAPQISVKSQKSSGSNEHEKLPLHSKLEAMKIGECSSSKGNSAICWLGSTNVAVSTTQAGILLTFFSNFCEVSKVFNKCCSEPDLPRIDFNHSIYGVSYFFL
- the LOC141586481 gene encoding uncharacterized protein LOC141586481 isoform X2, whose amino-acid sequence is MNSITTASFNFIPITRCAAEYLQMIDKYCENNLASRTDDFLSQVALANLFRAIIVLKTCEDLLPMALDLALVQRSIDVISIKDDNVDCEASEETSVDWDCSLHLPLFISKTERASIERCLEEFTIRLEESGADISSLAMSLRKPLRPLWISQKSVIWLNEVPDHDSWNFTPIILVSASSQDGFIQHRGSTEFSWNYIPGAGDDEESWARGLTPILFWSHVSDLINCEPNLCNRKVAEIVEADRVYRAQRGLDAPQISVKSQKSSGSNEHEKLPLHSKLEAMKIGECSSSKGNSAICWLGSTNVAVSTTQAGILLTFFSNFCEVSKVFNKCCSEPDLPRIDFNHSIYGVSYFFL
- the LOC141586481 gene encoding uncharacterized protein LOC141586481 isoform X3 — its product is MIDKYCENNLASRTDDFLSQVALANLFRAIIVLKTCEDLLPMALDLALVQRSIDVISIKDDNVDCEASEETSVDWDCSLHLPLFISKTERASIERCLEEFTIRLEESGADISSLAMSLRKPLRPLWISQKSVIWLNEVPDHDSWNFTPIILVSASSQDGFIQHRGSTEFSWNYIPGAGDDEESWARGLTPILFWSHVSDLINCEPNLCNRKVAEIVEADRVYRAQRGLDAPQISVKSQKSSGSNEHEKLPLHSKLEAMKIGECSSSKGNSAICWLGSTNVAVSTTQAGILLTFFSNFCEVSKVFNKCCSEPDLPRIDFNHSIYGVSYFFL